From the genome of Strix uralensis isolate ZFMK-TIS-50842 chromosome 6, bStrUra1, whole genome shotgun sequence:
AGCGTGTCCCTGTCTCAGTGGGCTGCGAGGTCACCCTGTTCCTTAAGGTCCAGACTCAGCTTTCTCTGACATAAGACCTTGTGCCCAGGCTGGCAACCAATTTGTGGGGGTGATGCCTGACCCCTGCCCACCTGGGCAGCCAGTGGGATGGCGGGGGGGTGCTGAGCCAGGAAAAGcctcatcccatcccacccccactGACACGGTGCagtggggagcacagggctgggcaCTGCCGGGCTGCTGGCAACGATGGGGTTAGGTGAGGAGGGGCCACATGTTGTCGTCCCCCAAGAAAGGAACGCTGGCACCAGTCCCGGCAGGCTGTTGTGTCCGTGGGAACGCTGTGTTCCCGGCACGGGAGGGGGCCGAGCCTCAGCCAGACCCCCGTCCGAGTGCGCCACAGGCCACATTCCTCCCCGAGGAAGTGCCGTGATGGGGGTCAGCAGCTGGTGCCCACCCAAACTGTGTTCCTCCGGGCTGGGGGCATCCCCCAGGGACGTGTCCTGTGCTCAGCCCCTCCTTGCACGCATGGCAGGTGACCAACGTGATCACGCCGGTGCTGACCTACTCCTACATGGCCATGCTGGTGCCCATCTTCTTGCTGACGGACTACCTGCGCTACAAGCCAGTACTGGTGCTGCAGAGCCTGAGCCACATCTCcatctggctgctgctggtgTTGGGCACCTCGGTCCTGGCCATGCAGCTGATGGAGTTCTTCTACGGTGTCACCATGGCTGCCCGCATCGCCTACTCCTCCTACATCTTCTCCCTTGTGACCCCATCCCGCTACCAGCGTATGGCCAGCTACTCCCGCTCCGCTGTCCTCCTGGGCGTCTTCACCAGCTCGGTGCTGGGCCAGCTCTGCATCACTTTGGGTGGTGTCTCCTTCCTCACCCTCAACTATGTCTCGTTGGGCTTCGTCAGCTTCGGCCTCATCCTCACCCTCTTCCTCGAGCGGCCCCAGCGCAGCCTCTTTTTCAACCGGCCTGAGGGAGCTGGTGATGGGGCTGCGCCCACCGAGCTGGACAAGATGGCCAGGGAAGACGGTGGTGGGGGGATGCGGGGCTGGCGGGAGGCAGCGCTGTGCCGTATGCTGCGGGAGGTGGGAGCGttggctgggcagccccagctccgGCTCTGGTCCTTGTGGTGGGTCTTCAACTCAGCCGGTTACTACCTGATGCTGTACTATGTGCAGATCCTCTGGAACGAGATCTACCCCGCCACGGAAAATCGCCGGGTGTACAACGGAGGGGTGGACGCTGCCTCCACGCTGCTGGGTACGCTCACCTgggctggggacaccagggatgcAGGGGGACACCCCCATCCTGCTGCATCCCCTGGGAATGGCTGGGGTCACTGGGGATGCAGGGTGACACCCCTGTCCCACTGCATCCCCTGGGAATGGCTGGGGACACCGGGGATGCAGGGGGACAACCCCATCTTGCTGCGTCCCCGGGCGTGGCGGTCCTTATGACATTTTTGGGGATGCAGGGGGTGGTTTGGCAGTGGTGATGAGATGAGCATCGCTAGGCTGGGGGACACAAGGTGTTCCCATGCTGCTGAGGTGTTCACAGCATCCTTCATCTCCTCTCCAGGGGCTGGTGCCTCCTTCGCTGCTGGCTACGTGAAGATCCGCTGGACGTTGTGGTCAGAGCTGGTGATCGGGGTGGTAACAGCTTTCCAGgcggggctgctcctgctcatGAACACCACCAGCAACATCTGGCTGTGCTACGCTGCCTACGTCCTCTTCCGTGGCTCTTACCAGTTCCTGGTGCCCGTTGCCATGTGCGTGGTACCCCTGGGGACCCGCTCCCACCTCAGCAGCTGGGCTGGTACCAGGGGTTCACTGGTGGCCTCCTCTTTCCCAGTTTCCAGATCGCTACCTCCCTCTCCAAAGAGCTCTGTGCGCTGGTCTTCGGGGTCAACACCTTCTTCGCCACTGTTCTGAAGACCATCATCACCATCATCGTGGCCGACAAGAGGGGCTTGGGCTTGTCCGTGCATCCACAGGTAGGGATGAGGGGCATCTAGGCTGGAGGCGGGCCCCTAATGTTGTGAGATGAAGCAGGAGGTGCAAGTGTTGTTCTCTCCCCCCACTCTCTTGCAGTTTTACGTGTATTTCGGCTACTTCACGCTGCTGGCGGTGGTCTACCTGCTGTCGGCCGTCGGCGTGGGCATTCGGTACAGCCGCCGCAAGCAGGCGGCAGAGCTGGCCTTGGCCAAGGAGCTGTGCCAGCTCCCCGCTGAGGTGCCAGCACAGGAGAAGAGCCTGGAGGCAGGTGCTGTGCAAGCCTGAGCACTGGCACCATGACCACTGAGGCCAGGTCTCGGCTCCATAAGTGAGCGTTACCATCACTGCGTGCGTAGTCTCCTGTCCCACTGCCGGTCCTTGGCACCGGCCCGTTGAGGACACAACCCCTTAGGACCAGTTTCCTGCTTCatgggggcagggctgtgcccccaGCCCCAGATACAACCAGAGCAGGGGCAGGATGCCCATGGCCACCGCCACCAGGTACCACACAGGGATAGAGATGGGGTCCGGGGTGTCTCCTGGCCACCAGCTCCCCATCATGGCGCGGAGCCAGGCTACAAGAAGACaatatttctttattcagtgCCTTTAGAAAATGGTTTATAGGACACAactgacaacaacaaaaaaaaaagatccacaGGCTTTAAATTGCATTAATTACACAAAATACAGTAGACTGTAAGAAATAGAGACCATGTGACTCGCACAGCTTTTATGGTAATAatttccatacaataataaaaagcTAGTTACAGatttatcttttcttctcttttttgttttttagcacCTTGGATTTGCCCACACCAATTCAAACCAGCTTTGCTGTGCCTTGGCCCTCATTGCGCAGCAAAGGTGGCACGGGGAGGGGGGCGATGGCGGTGCCTGCCCTCGGTACCACGCGTGTTCAACACGCACACGTACGTAAACACACGCCAAGGGCATGCCTGCCCCGTGTCAGAGCCACCCCATCACCCCAGTCCCTGCGCTCGCCTGGGTGTAGCTGTACCTGGGGTGTGGGGGAATGGCCTGGGGTCCCGAGGGTGTGTGGAGGGGCTGGAGGGACCAGACCCCCCAGGGCTCAcgagctgctggctgggaggtggaggtgaagaTGATGATGGGGGACTGGGTGGGATGGTCCTTACCTGGGGAGGACGGAGACCATCTAAGGGGAGCCCCGGCACCACCACGGGACGGTCCCTTGCTGGGGTGGGATGCCAGGGTTTTGGCTGGAGAAGACCCTGTGGCCCTCACAGCGGGGATTTGGGTCAACCCCGAGCTCCTAGCGAGGACAGTGCAGGGCTGGGTGGGGGTCGGAGAATCCCCTGCAGGCTTTCCGGGAGGGCATACTGCATGGCAATGCCAAAATCTCCCAGCTGAGTATCCTCTCACCCAGCCACCCTGAAAAGACCATCTGAGCAGGTGGGGGATGCAAGCTGAAGTGGTTAAATATTAGGAGTTAGAAGAGAATtggagcaagaggaggaggaggaaggcagccagCCCATGGCTGCCCTGCCCCAGGTGGGATATGAGCCCCTGCCGACCCAGGGCAGGGGCGATGGTGATACTCTTTGGCTTCAGGTCTGCAGGAGAAGAAAACCCTGCGGGGCGAGGGCAGGTGCATGGGGAGGGCTGAAGACCACAGGGGTGCCGGGGTGCAGGCTGGCTCTGGCCCGACCCTCCCTGGGGACATGTGGGGTATccaggggtgggagggtgtcACTTTTTGGCGGCAGTCATGAAGCTGTTCTCGATGCAGAGGACGATGAAGGCATGCTGGCAGCTGCTGGCCACTTGCTCCAACAGCTTGCCAGAGCCCAGCGAGGAAGCCTGGCCGGTGACGGCGTGCTCCTCTGTCCGCCACGTCTCACAGTAGCTCTCGGGCAAGCGCCGGCCCTTGGTATCTGAGCCGTGCCAGACACTCTTCTGCGGCCTGGAAAGGGGAAAGGTGGGGGTCTGCCGCTGCCCCCAACAGTCCAGACCCcatctcccctccttccccatcgCTAGATCCTGCACTCACCATCCTGCATCCCGCAGGACATCCCGGCCGTCAAAGGAGAGGATGTGGGCGCCGGCTCGCAGTGGGGCCCCATTGCCCGTGAAAAGGGCTTCCCAGTTATTGAAGAGCACTTCgtcctggtgggggggggggtgtggggtggaaaaagaggaggggggtgtgtgtcagCCCTGCTTGCACCCTGAGAGCATCACAGGAGCTCCAAGCCCCAGCCACCTCTGGGGAGGGGATGCTTCACAGTCACTGCCAcgtggatggatggaggatgctCTGTAGCCCTCAGAGCTCACGGGGTGTCAGAAAGGGGTCGGAGACATGCACGTACCCGGAGGTTGACGATGGGCACGGTGGCACGGTCGGCCCTGCGCACGATGCTGTAGAGGTCCTGCAGGCGGGAGGAGAGGAAGGCACGGAAGGTGCCAGCCAGTCCGACCTGCCGGGCTTGCTGGAAGCACTGGAAATCGGCGCCCCGGATGCCACGCATTCCACCGCTTAGCGGGGCGTTCAGGGCCACCAGGTGAAGCTGCCAAGGAGGGGACAACAGGGCTTGAGGGACATGACTTTGACCACCATCGTCACCTCCCCTCGGCTGGTATGTGGCACTCACAGCGGGCTGGAAGTCCTGGTGCACGTGGGCAGCCACGGGGGCTGGATCCGGCCGGTGGTGGATGTAGTAGCTATTAAGGAGCTCATGCTGGTGGTGGAGCAGGGGTTGCTCGGGCAGGCGGTGCTGGTTGGCCACCACCTCGTCCCCACGCCAGGGTCGGGCAGTGGGTGGGGGGCTGTGGTTGCGGAGGGGGTGGAGGGGTccgcggggctggagggggggctgggggccagcaTAGTGGACGCTGGGTGGTTTGTCATACACCTCGTTGTcctgaggagggagggggagaaaggcTGAGGGTTGGTGCTGCCCAGGTGGGGACAGGGATGATGATGAATATGGGGATGGAGATGGTTGGGGGGTGGATGGAGATAGGGATGGAGATGGTTGATGatagggatggagatggggatggagaaGGTTGGGTTTGGGATGGCtggggatgggatgaggatggagCATGGAGATAGGGATGAGGGATGAGGATGGGCATGGGGGACAGGGGACTCACCAGAGCTGAACTGGGGATCAGGGtgtgctcctccagctgcaacaGCATGACACATCATATCCCAGCtgtccccctctcctcttcctcacgcATGAGTGGGGGGACCCCCAAGCATTGCCAAAAGACACCACCGAAACCCCAGGGCGATGCAGTCTGTACTCCCCTAGGGCCAGGCAGTGCAACCCAAGATGGGGGGGCCCCTTCGGCCCCCTCCCACTCACCAGCACCCGTCGGAAGCCCCCGCGCAGTCGGACATAGAGCTCTTGCCGGTCGGTCAGGAAGACGAGGCTGCCCTCGGGCAGCTCATGCACAGCACTCAGCATCGCCTGGTAGGTTGGCAGGGTGCGCAGCTACGGGGCACAGCCCGGAGGGTGGCTCAGGACTCGGCCAGCCAGCCCATGGGCAACCCCCTGCCCAGAGCCCTGACTCACCCCCAAGGACATCCCACTGGTGCCTGGTGGTCCAGGGGGTCCCGGTGGTCCAGGGGGTCCAGGAATGCTGATAGCTGGGGGGGAAGAAGGGTGAGATGGGGCGGGCTGCAGCATGGAGAGGGATAtggtgggtgcagggagggatgtaagggtggcagggagggatgcAATGGGGCAGGTACTCACCTTGTCTGTGGGGACCTGGGAAGGAGGGTGGACCAGGGGGGCCGGGAGGGCCAGGAGGGCCCTGCCGCCCCTCATATCCGATACCAGGGGGGCCCTGAGGTCCAGGAGGCCCTGGTGGCCCAACGATACTGTCCCCCTTGGGACCCTAGGCAGTGCGAGAGAGCATCCCTGGAGCAAAGCACCTGGGGATGCTGCCCCTCCCATGCCTCCCCCCTTGCCCCTGCGCCATGGGGTACTCACCGGCAGCCCGGGGTAGCCCTGGGGCCCTGGAGGCCCTGGCAGCCCAGAGACACTGGGACCGTAGAGTGGGGTGCTGCCCGGCTCTCCCTTCTCACCCTTGGGACCTGCATCCCCCTTGTCACCCTGTGGGACAGCACAGCCTTAGAGTGAGTGGCTGGGGCACACCCCAGTACCCCAAATCATGCTGGGTGCCAGCCCCGCGAGCTGCCGCTGGTGGGAAAAGGGCTTACCCGCAGGTTGGCACCGAAGTGACTCGGGTCATAGGGGAAGTGGCctgtggagagggagaggaggggagaggagagctgggaTGGGCACAAgccacctcctgcctgctcctgcctgtgggGACCAGTCACCTACCTGGGGGTCCCGGGGCTCCAGCATcacctttctctcccttttgtcCTGGAAACTGGTGAAAACCTATGGGGGGCAGCAGAGAGATGCCATCTCAGTGCTGCAGCATTCTAGCCCCAGCTCTAACGGAGGGGGTCTCCCCACCCTGCCGTGCCTTGCTGGGTGTCCCTGAACTGCTCCAAGGCAGCTGGGAGAGGGACACCCCCTTACCGGGGAAGGCTGGCAGCACAGGATGGCTGGAGTCGCTGAAGGCCTGTGGGGATGCAAAGAAAGCGGCTGCAGAGAGAGCAGCTGCATCCTTGGGCATCCCTCCCTCAATGTGATGCTGATGACAGCCCCACGTGCCAGTCCTGGCCAGGATGCCACCAGAACATCTTCCATCCCCTCCAGCCAggtgggggcactggggggactCCGTCACCAGCCCTTAGCACCCCCATCACAGTAACCATGTTGTTACTCACATTGCTGCTGTCGTATACTATGCTGCCAGGCGGCCCAGGGGGCCctgggggacctgggggtcctgggggacccTGTGGGGCGAGAGAAGAAGTGTCAGGGTCCTGGAAAGTGGACGGTTCCCATGGGGGACACACTGAGGCCATGCCCTGCCCCAGAAGGGCAACCAGTCCCTGGAAGAGGGAGGCATGTGCCCTTTGCCAAAGGGATTCGGGTCTCCAGGGAGACGCTCGGTGTGTGTCCCCTACTCTGACAAACCAGCCAGAGGGGCCACCACAGTACTCACCCGCAAGCCCAGCACACTACTGACATCCACGGGGTCACCCTTGTCGCCCTTCAGCCCGTTCATGCCAGGACGTCCCTGTGGATGAGCAGCACAGATGAGCCTCGTCCCCGTCCCCCTGCCAACTCCAGGGTGACACCCCGGCGTCACCTCTGATGCCCTGGAGTCACCTCCGACACCCTGGCATTGCCTCCAACATGTTGGCATCACCCCGCCCCTTGGGGACACAATAGGATTTGGGGTTCAATGGGTGCAAGACGTGcaaagggggtggggggacgtGGTGGAGGAGGCGATGGCCGAGGGGACAAACAAACCGGGAGCAGGTCTTACGGGTCTGCCCGGAAAGCCGATCTCTCCCTTCATCCCTGCTCGTCCCTGGGGACCctagagaggagagaagaggaggatgaTTGTGCTCAGAGCGGGAGCACACCCTCTGCCCTGGATCAGTCCCGGCCCTCCCCGTGGGCTCTGAGGAGGATGGTGCTGGTGACTTACCAAGGGTCCCACTGgtccccgcagccccggctccccctgcggacagcagagagggaaagagcaTCACCACTGGGACCACCTGGCACCCGTCGCATGGGGACGTGCCCCCAGTTCCTGCAACACACCCACCTTTTCTCCTTTCACCTTTGCAGTGACCACGGTCCCATCGGGGCTGATGATGACACCGGGCTCGCCCTTCTCCCCCTGTAAGAGAGGAGGAGGCACCAGGGAAGATGGAGGGACCAGGCTCCCTCCCATGGTGGGACTGGCATCACCACTGGGACCTGGTGGCCAGGCAGGATGGGGGACCAGGTGATCACCCCACAGGGTGGAGGTGGCCCAGAGCAGTTACCTTCAACCCCGGCGAGCCCTGGGGACCAGACGACCCCCGGTCTCCTTTTGGTCCCACTGGGCCCTGCAGGGAGCACAGAGCCCACGTCAGCCCTGACCCACCAAAGGCAGACCCTGCCTCCATCACCACCACCCCAGCACCACTGCGGCAAATCACAGCAGGACCAGCAAACAGAGGTTTCACCAAAGCGTGCCTGGAGCTTTCAGTGGGGCCacccttgtggtccccagccctgccactgaCTCACCGGGAAGCCGGCGTGACCTGgtctgccctgcagagagaaTCAGAGATGCTTGTAAGAGCACACCCCCTCTCTCCAAGAAACTGGGTGCCGTGCTGGCACTGCTGAGGGGTGAGTGTGGCTAGCAGGGGGGGCACTTACTTCTGGACCAGGCAAAGCTGCCAAAGACTtctgcaaaaagagagaaaacaaggtTTTTCACCCTGATACTTGCTCTGAAGAGGTCATAGCTCCTGGAAAAGTCTCCCTCAGTCCCCCCACGCGATGGGTGCTGGGAAGgccattccccccacccccccaatttTAGCTTCCTCCAGCAGCGGTGAAGCCAGGTGCCATCACTTACATCTTCGCTGGAGATAGAGATGACCTGTCCAGGGGGACCAGGAGGACCAGGGGGGCCAGGCAGTCCCACACCATCTTGGCCTCGCTCACCCTGAAAGACACAAGCCATCAGCTCCAGGGCCGCTGCCAGCtggtccccatccccagcccggTGGCACTTACCTTCTCGCCGGGGCTGCCTCTGTCACCTTTGGGTCCCTggaaggaggagcaggcaggggtgAGCTTCCTGCTTGGCACCACATGCAGCCAGACCCTGGCTCACAAGCAGAGacgccctcctgcctgctgctccgCAAAATCTTTCAGGCCACTGCCTGAAAAGTCCAGGCAGTGAGCCAGGTTGGGATGCTTTTGGGTGGAGGTGGTGGCAAGCAGGGTGGCAAGTTGATGGGGACAGGGTCCCAAGCAGCATAGACACTCCTGGCAGGCAGTGAGCCCAGTCCCAGAGCAGGGGACAGCTGAAGGCATCGGGGGGATGTGAATTTTGGCTGCTGGGGACGAAGCTGCTGCAAGCGGTCCTGCAGCGACCAAGGGTACCCTGCCTGGAGCGAGGGGGCTTCTGCAAAGCAGGGGCTGATGCTCCTCCTACCTGCGGTCCGGGGAAGCCCTCCAGGCCAGGGCGGCCATCCATGCCAGGCACACCAGCATCTCCCTGCAACGAGATACAGGGAAGGGCAAGATGCAGTAGGGAGCATCCTCCTGACAGCCTCAGGATGGGGAGCACAGGGGTCCTGCCCAGCACCCTGCAAACCCAGGTGCTCACACACAGCCCATCCCAATCTCCCAGTGGCCCTACCTTCAGTCCCGGCAAgccaggctgcccagggctgccAATCTCTCCCTGCAAGGAAAGAGGTGTCAGAGCAGGAACATCCCCACAGGCTGCCTGTGGGCATCCTGcaaggatggagccaggctcctgCGGCTGCGTCCAGCGGAGGGCCAGGAAAGTGTTTGAAGGGCTCCTCACCTTCACCCCTGGCAGTCCTGGCACCCCCTGCAAGCAACAAGAAGTGTGTCATGAGTGTTGGGTGATGGCAGGGGACGTGATGGCAGAGGGCGCCCCCAGGGAGCCCaggatggaggggagggaaggggaaagagcGGAGCTACCTGTGGTCCTTCAGGTCCAGGTGGTCCAGGGGAGCTGGCGGCGAATGGCAGCCCCGAGCCCTCCATGTCACCCTAGatgggggggagagggagaaggggctGAGCTGCGTCTGCGCCCCACTCCACTTCATCCCACTTCCCCATCTCAGGGATGATCACTTACAAATCCAGCCTCGTAGCCTGGCCCCGGTGGTCCCGGGGGACCGGGGGGTCCTGGCTGCCCGCGGGGTCCGATGGGCCCAGGAAGGCCAGCTAAGCCCATTTCTCCTGGGGCTCCTGCTGGTCCCGCTTCTCCCTTGCTGCCCTGCAAAggtgacaagaaaaacaaggggaCAGATGAGATAAGGTGACAAGGGTCCCTGCCTGGAGCCTGCAAAGCGGGCTGCAACATGTCCCCTCCCGCATTCCCAAACCGCCCCTTGGGACAGGACAGGGATGCTCCCTGTCTCCTGGACAGCAGCAGGAAGGGGCACTGCCCAGCTCAGGCATCCTTCGTGCCGGCTGTCGCTGGACGGCCCCGGCTCCCCCTGCAATGTGCACGGCGGCCACCAGAGGCTCGTCTAAAATCATAAATGCGGATTGTTTTGCATACGTCACTGTCTTTgatgctgcagcagagctcagcgcCGAGGGGGGATGCTCGCAGGCACCCTTGCGCTTTGCTAGAGGTTTCTGAGCGGCATGATTGGTCCTTATACCTGCTGCCACACCATCTACCCTCTTGGTGCTGGCAGCATTAAGAAACCTTAATTCTTGAAGCTCTTGCCCTCAGCTCAGACTGCAGTGGATGGGTCATCCCAAGGAGCGTCCTGGCCCCCAAGGGAGGGGAGTGTAAGCGTGTGCATCCCAGCAAGCCTTCACCTCCACCCTGGGGGACGTGGGGAGGAAAGAAGCtcgagcaggcaggcaggagagtGATGTGCAGAAGATGGGGTATTTTCCAGTGGGGTGTGGGCACCAAAAATCCCCCAAGCAAACCCTCTTCTGTGCCTCCGAACACCCTGCTCAGCTTTCCTGTCCACTTTCCGAGGCAGCAACGCCCGGAGCAAAGCCAAGAGAGGGTGGCGGGAGCCTGGAGAGCATCCTGGGGGTGTTCGGTGGCTCCACGCACCCTTGAGCTAcggcactgctctgctctgggaggaACCCAAATACCAGTACCCCGCTTCCCACTCTGGCGCAAGGTGGGCCCCCAAGCAGCATTCCTGCCTCCAGTCTGCAGTGCGCATGGGATACCCCTCCTGCCCCAAGAAACCTGCCCTAGGCACAGTACCTTGGGTCCTGGTGCACCGGGGAGGCCAAGGTCGCCCACATcgccctggggaggaggaagaagaagaagagggtGTGAAGAAGCTGCCCAGttccaggcaggagcaggctgatGCTCCCCAGtgtggggatggagggagctggGACCTCCCAGAGATGTGCCAGGGGTGCTGGCTGCCCTGGGTGGAAGCCATAACATGCTCCTGGGGGACATGGGACAGGAGACACTCACCTGTTCTCCTTTGGGCCCTggctgcccagctgccccatCTCTTCCAGGAGGACCCTGAGGACCCTGCAAGATGCCCATGAGCTGGATCCAGTGCCATGAAACCCCATGGAGCTTGTGGGCACTGAGCCCCCCACCACCACAGGGGGCAGTTACAGCCCCACTGCTACGGGGTGGCCCTGGGATGGGTCCACTTGGCCACCCCATACACTTACCACTGGCCCTGGGGGTCCAGGGATCCCATCCCTGCCTGGCAgccctgggggtcctggcagGTCCGTGCGGTTCATCCCAAACTGTCCTGGCTCCCCTGGCAAACCAGGCACGCCGGGTGGCCCTGGGGGACCAGGTGGCCCTCGTGGACCCTAGAAGAGAAGGAGGGGACGACGGCTGAGCACATCCCCACACACCCTGTCAACAGGACAAGCACCCACCTGCACTCACCCGCAGGCTCTCCAGGTCGCCAGCAAAGCCAGAGCCCTCCATGTCAATGAAGGTCTGGGGGAGAAGCAGGAGGGCGATGTCAGGCATCGATGGGCAGGGTCAGGGTACCCAGTGGTGCAGGGATGCTGCCTGGGGGCTGGTGGCAGCATCCTGCACCTCGGTGGCTTGATGGATACCCCCCCGCCAAATCCCTGTGTCCCAGGGGGCACCCACCAGCTTGTCATGCTTGGAGGAGGGTCCTGGTGGTCCTGGGGGGCCAGGTGGTCCGGGGGGTCCCCTTGGCCCCATGCCCGGGTCACCCTAACACAGAGGAGAGAGCGGGGTTTGCGAGCACAGCCAAGCTGATGGTGAGAGGAAAGGGGGGGCAGCGGCATGTGCTGTCCCCCTACACTGGCACCAGCACTCACCTTCTCCCCCTTCAGACCGGGCTCCCCCGGCGTCCCGGGGAACCCCTGGGGCCCCATATCACCCTGCAAAGGGGAGCAGTCGGGGGTCAGAGGGTGCCAAGGCAAGGGGGTGGTTGGCATGTATCAACCCCACCATCCCCCCCACCAACTTACAGGTTTGCCGTCCTCGCCAGGATCACCCTAGGGAGGGATGGCAGAGATGGGAGAGGTCAatgtgcaggcaggcaggcaagcaggCAGGGATTGGGGGGGAGAGTGGGATACCCGAGGGGTGAGGGGCTCAACTCACAGGCTCGCCGTCCCTGCCAGGGGCTCCATCCTTCCCCGGTGGCCCTGGGGGACCGGTGACCTGCTCCACCACTGAGCCATCAGCATGCCGTGAGAGGGTCCCGGGAAGGCCAGGTTCACCTGGTTCCCCTTTCTGGCCCTTGGAGCCCGGGTAGCCAAATCCAGCGCTGCCCTGGGGATGGGAGGGATCCAGGATGGGTGGCATGTCCCCAGGGGTGGCAGTCGAGACAGGCATGGCTTtgccccagctccctcagcgATGCTTACCTTAACGCCCAGCTCTCCTTTCTCCCCCTGTgggacagaaagaaagaggagcaGGTGTCAAACACGGGCACATCACTGGCATCCTCGAGCTCCTGGGGTACACTTTCTCACCCACCTTGTCGCCCTTGAAACTGCCCGTCCCCATGATGCCGCTGGTCCCCGAGTCCCCTTTCAGGCCACGTTCGCCCTTCTCCCCTTTTTCACCTTTGGGTCCAGCGCCtgtggaaagggaaaagggacCTGGTCATGCTTGGGGACGTCCACcccactgtgtccctgctggTGTGCCTCAGGGCTGGTGGCatggcagggaaggggaaagctgcCAGCATTACCTCCCGCGGAGACCTGCCGTGTCTCCTCCACTCTGGTCCTCTCAACTTGCTGTGGGGAGCCCCCACCGCTCCTCGGCTCGCTGCCCGCCACCACGGGGGGAGAGGTGACGGGGACGGCATCCACTAGCCCTGGGACACCCTGTGCCAACAACAAGGGGACATCATGGCACTGTTGACCTCCTGGTGCCCTCCCAAAAGAGACAGGTGCCAGGACCCCATCAGGAATCCCAGGACCTCAAACCGTGGGGGGCActcagccctccccagccctAAAATCTTGGCGTCCTGTTGCCGAGTGCAACGCCTGTGGACACCTACTCACCCTGACTTTCCCCAAGGGTTGGTGTCCACCTTCTGCCCCGCTGCCAAAATCGCCAGAGACCTGCGTTTGCCCAGGGAGAAGGGGCAAGGGGTGAGCTGGGAGTGGGGGGTGGCCGCCTCCTATCCTGCCCCAGCCGGGCTGCTGACACTCACCTCAGcatcatcctcctcttcctcgcacTGGCGCTCGGCCGCCTGCGGGTCCCCTTGCAGCTTCAAATCAG
Proteins encoded in this window:
- the COL18A1 gene encoding collagen alpha-1(XVIII) chain isoform X2, translated to MAPPRLGFLLLLACCFSSSEMQFLDWIWGSTKTMGSPAAPGEGTTAPELLTSAAARTPSTSLGTWSGQVVGDVTTPQPQDPDPGTRAPVGEGTVAENTEQWDRNAMRLVESTAQPSIAPPRSTSPAPGQDAVSSSTKDSQLLETGTTEDPQLLGTGTTEDPQLLGTGTTGDPQLLGTGTTEDPQLLRTGTTEDPQLLGMGNTEDLQLLGTGNTEDLQLLGTGTPAATGTRVSLQRPAGPRPGSAPFPFSPGDSNHEQAMLPQDPTTQPPRHRHAASPAPQIPWHGTGRWGLALAGMNRSRSPPLPNRRAANGVDPPLASPLEFDLLTAATRLYSSSGTGLTSFLPGLMLADGQCLPIPTRLPFCSVLGTDHFRLPNYLRHSSEVEIRAALHDWEGLLESRCHRYVEWFLCLLLLPGCSASVPVTPPPCQGFCEAVRDLCWMHLAGGRLPLPCDALPEEDEGYSCVFINASAENLSHEVSLLELIGDPPPEEILKIYGPDNNPGYVFGPNANTGQVARYHLPSPFYRDFSLLFHIQPTTPRAGVLFAVTDSSQSIIYVGVKLSELRAGKQQIIFYYTEPGSPSSYAAATFTVPTLLNQWTRFAISVEEDEVILYLDCEEHQRVRFERSPDEMELEDGSGLFVAQAGGADPDKYQGVIADLKLQGDPQAAERQCEEEEDDAEVSGDFGSGAEGGHQPLGKVRGVPGLVDAVPVTSPPVVAGSEPRSGGGSPQQVERTRVEETRQVSAGGAGPKGEKGEKGERGLKGDSGTSGIMGTGSFKGDKGEKGELGVKGSAGFGYPGSKGQKGEPGEPGLPGTLSRHADGSVVEQVTGPPGPPGKDGAPGRDGEPGDPGEDGKPGDMGPQGFPGTPGEPGLKGEKGDPGMGPRGPPGPPGPPGPPGPSSKHDKLTFIDMEGSGFAGDLESLRGPRGPPGPPGPPGVPGLPGEPGQFGMNRTDLPGPPGLPGRDGIPGPPGPVGPQGPPGRDGAAGQPGPKGEQGDVGDLGLPGAPGPKGSKGEAGPAGAPGEMGLAGLPGPIGPRGQPGPPGPPGPPGPGYEAGFGDMEGSGLPFAASSPGPPGPEGPQGVPGLPGVKGEIGSPGQPGLPGLKGDAGVPGMDGRPGLEGFPGPQGPKGDRGSPGEKGERGQDGVGLPGPPGPPGPPGQVISISSEDKSLAALPGPEGRPGHAGFPGPVGPKGDRGSSGPQGSPGLKGEKGEPGVIISPDGTVVTAKVKGEKGEPGLRGPVGPLGPQGRAGMKGEIGFPGRPGRPGMNGLKGDKGDPVDVSSVLGLRGPPGPPGPPGPPGPPGSIVYDSSNAFSDSSHPVLPAFPGFHQFPGQKGEKGDAGAPGPPGHFPYDPSHFGANLRGDKGDAGPKGEKGEPGSTPLYGPSVSGLPGPPGPQGYPGLPGPKGDSIVGPPGPPGPQGPPGIGYEGRQGPPGPPGPPGPPSFPGPHRQAISIPGPPGPPGPPGPPGTSGMSLGLRTLPTYQAMLSAVHELPEGSLVFLTDRQELYVRLRGGFRRVLLEEHTLIPSSALDNEVYDKPPSVHYAGPQPPLQPRGPLHPLRNHSPPPTARPWRGDEVVANQHRLPEQPLLHHQHELLNSYYIHHRPDPAPVAAHVHQDFQPALHLVALNAPLSGGMRGIRGADFQCFQQARQVGLAGTFRAFLSSRLQDLYSIVRRADRATVPIVNLRDEVLFNNWEALFTGNGAPLRAGAHILSFDGRDVLRDAGWPQKSVWHGSDTKGRRLPESYCETWRTEEHAVTGQASSLGSGKLLEQVASSCQHAFIVLCIENSFMTAAKK